CAGATGTTTCATCCATTGCGATGATATCAGAAGAGTTGAAATCAGTTTTTAGTAGCCAATCTGCAAAGATCGATAACGAAAGGCACTAATCTGTTAATTAGCTTGGATGGGTCCTTTTCAGATGTTGTTGTTCATCatctaaaaaacattctttgtaaCATATTGTAATGTTTATCACCTTTAGAATTATAGAATTTATTAGCATGACGGTCTAACTACAACAAAGATCTTCCTAAATTTTGGCAATTGTGCTTACCTGTACGAGAGAGaacttcttttcaccacacatCTAATCAAGACTTGGCTTTGAACATGATGAGCTTCAGAGAAACACAAAGCATTTTGCCACGTCTGTCTAAAATTCTTTTTAGCAGCCCTTCTTCTAAATGTCTATCAGTTAATTTTCTGCCTGCCCCATCAAGTCGTTGAGGTTTagctttcattgttaaaatctgGTCTCTGCTCTGATGCTATTTTCAAACGCTTTTTACATTAATGCTGAATTTTATTGCTGCGTTCCTGTTCAAATTTGGATTGAGAATTGGCCATATTGTTTTGGTTCAACAGGGAGAATGAAATGTTATTCTGCTTTGCTTAGCTTGTTCGAATTCGAATATTCGTTagatttaaatatttgttaGATTAAACAAGGAATAGGAGAGGCCCAAGCACACTCTCTTGTGGGACACCAAATTTAATTAATGTTGAGTCTGAGAGAAATGACTTTTTGAGTTCTATTAGTAAAGAAAGATTTAATGAACTTTATTACTTTGCCAGTAAGACCAATCTTTTTTCAGTTTGGTTAGAAAGATGCTAAAGTCTACGTTGTCAAAGGCCTTGGTAAAGTCTAGATAGACAGTATCAACAGTGAACCCATCAGATAGTAGGTTTAGTATGGTGTTATGGTGAGCCAAAATTGATTTAGGCAACCACTCCGGAAGCCATGTTGTGAGTTGTTAAACAAGTTGTTGATGTCCATGAAATCTATTATCTTGTTTCGGACTACCTTCCCAAACACTTTGATTATATGTGATGTGAGGGCAATGGGGTGATAGTCGGATGCAGATGCATGGCTACTTCCTTTGTGATGTGGGCTGATGATAGCAGTCTTAAGAATGGGTGGAATTTTGCTTGTCTTAAGGCACTTTTTCCAGAATGTTGCGAGTGGAGCTGTATTTGACGACTTGCATTTTAGCTGGATAGATGGGAAGTCCTCTGAACCTGATGCTGATGTCATTGAAAGCTTGCTGATAGCTTTGTCTAAATCATTCTTATTGGAGATGTTGTTTAGGGTGGGCATTCAGCATCCTCACAAAAGCCAGACATATATTGCCCTGGCAGTATATTTGCCATCTGTTCTGGATCATCAGTGAGGAGTTGGTTTTGCGGATTATTTAATGGTCCAATGTTACACTTTATTTTTGAGAATTTCTTCGCATGCATGAAGAAATATTAgagttttttttactactatacTTTTTACTACTATAGCTTTGTTTTCTTGTACTCTTTTCGACATTTTGTAAGAAATATGAAGTGTTTTCTCCATCTTTACTAGTTCTTGAGTTAGTTTCTGTTCTCGGCTAAGTGAGCTGACTATGATAAGAGAGAATGTTGACGCGCATTAGAATGGCTTGTTCGCGTGGAATTGTAGaacattttgattttgatgGTTCAGTTCTTTCAGGGATGTGGGAAATACATAAATCAATGCATCTTTTGTAGAACAGTTCAAGCATTTCAGTTGTGGAAGCTGAAGCAGTGAATTCATCTTTCATGTTGATGTTGTGTAATGCTGGTTTGACATTGTCCCAATTTACGTTGTCATGGAAGAAATTAAACTTGTTGAACCTGCTTCGTttaggttgttgttgttgtttgtgagCTGTTGAGGTTGATTTGTATGTTGTAAAAAGTTCAATTATAAAATGAGCAGATGTCGATTTGAGGGTCAGAAAAGTGGCTAGGTCATGTATTAGATTTTTGTTATTGGTGAAAACCAGATCTGAAATATTCCCATCTTCGTAAGCAGAGCATAGGCAAGCTGTATGAGGTTGAGGTCTGATTGAAAGGAAAGAGTCAAGTTTAACATCTTTTTATCTTCACCTAAGTGCTTGTTGTTACACATTAGGGGAGAGTTTTCAAGCATTGGCCAGTGGATGTTTGGAAGATTGAAATCTCCTTCAATGAAGATATCTAGCCTTTGAATGTTGAAATATGTGAAATAGTTGATCTGGCTTTTTGTTAGTATCTCATCTGTGGGTTTTAAACCACTGTTGAGCAAAGTGGGGGTTGGAAGTGATAAAATCTACCAATTTTAAAGTCTGATGCAATGGCAATAtcacattgtttaaaaaacgtttggtACCACCCCAACAaaaatcatctacatgggttgtCCTAATTCCATGTAGACTCCCATCTTTTCAATAGTAGAACAATCCTGCATCAAATTTACTTACTGCAACTCCAAGCTTTAACAATTCCTCCTTTACTCTGAAATACCATGTTCTAGATGCATCTGCAAGGCCATAGACTGTGTTATTCAATTTCCAGACATATCCATCTTTCTGGAACTCCTTTAGGTGGTTTAAGGTATATATCTCTTTCAATGGGTTTTTCTTGCAAAAAGGCAGCTTTAATATCAATAGAGTTACAGTCCCATTCCTTACAAGCTAAAATTGACAACATTAACGTAATGATTCCTTTGTGCAAGTTGGAGAGTCTGTTCGAATTGGTTTTTCAAACTCCTTAACACCTGGTGCCACTAATCTAGCTTTCACAATTCTTTGTCCATCAACATTCTTCTCTGTCAGAATCCATCTGGTGCTAATACAACTTTGCTTTTTATCTTTCActttatcaaaaactttattttcgaTCCAGTTGTTCAATTCCCTCTTCTTGGCAGACTTAATCTCTTTTTCATTGCCTTTATTCAAGCATATCAAGGCCTCTTGTGATACCTTTTCACCAAAATCCCACTCTTCAACCTCTGTCCAGTCTAAATTCTCAACATTCCCAACTTGATCAACAATATTTAGCCAATTCCTATACTTTCCACTTGTTTTCCCAGCTCTTGAGTGCACAGTTCCTGTTGTCCAACCAACTTCCATTTCGTATTTCACTTTATCTTTAACGTTTGGCATAATATTCTTTGCTTCATATTTGTCTTCAATAAATTGTTATTTGCAAATGAAGTATCCATACCTGTATCATTATTAACATCACTGTTAGTAATTGATGCTTCACTACTTAATTCCTCATCTTCTAATATTTCTTTTCCAGTTTCCTGTTTTTCTTCATTGTAGTCTGCATGGATGCGTTCTAACATATGTTGATCCGTGCTTCACTAGAACTTGCTGACTTTCTATTCCTATCACAGTAGCAGGACCCTTCCAAGTATCATCAAATCTCCGTTTATAATATACCTTATCTCCTGTTACATACTTCACACCTGTTGAAGGTCTTACATTATGTTTCAAGGCTCTTCTAAGCTTTTCAGAGGATACAGATTTTATAAAGGCTTCTCTTGCAGCATGCAATGCGTTCAAGTTATCAGCAACTACTTGACTACTGGTCCTTCCTTCTAGAGCTGATGGATCATTCATTTCTATAACTCGAAAATTGGGATTACTTCCAAACACTAGTTGATTTGGTGAAAAGCCATGCTTGTTTTTTAAGGAATTCTTAGCATCAACAGCCCAAGCCACAGCTGTTTCTAATGAATAATTAGGTTTGTCATCATTTTACAGACAAGCATTGCCAAATGTGGAATTATGTCGCTCAACAAGTCCATTACTCCATGGGCTCTCAGCAGCTGTTGTAACAATATTGATGTTTAAATTCTCACACATGCTACGGTAATCCTCATTATCAAATTCCCCACCATTATCCACTAAAAACTTTTTAGCAGGCCCAAATCCAGATCTTAAAAATTGAGTTAATGATAATTTCTTTCCTTTTACTTTGATAACACAGGATGCACTAAATCAGATCAACAAGATGTAACAACCAAATTTTATCAGCATACAACCATTGTTTCAAATACATGCCAACACATTTAATAAATACTGTTGCATGTGGTAACCCAACAATTGGTCTTGGTTGATTTCTTCTGTACTTGATGCATGTATCACAACTATCTGAAACTTCACCAATCATTTTTAAGAGATCTGGGTCAGTTACATCAGCATTTCGGAACAGCTGCTGAAGCTTGTCTTTTGATGAATGCACAAACCTTTATGCAATTTCAGGGccacttttctttttcttgattaTCATCCAAATTATTCCTCATCAGACATACTTGAGCAGAAGTCTTTTCACTGGACAATATTGTATTAGGGTAGCGACCCTAATACAATATTGTCCAGTGGAACTAAATTGGATCTGGCGTTCTTGTCCCAGAATTTCAACCTTGTCATtttcaaaatcaataaaaacttttgcaTTCTTCATTGCTTCCTTACTAAATAGTAATGGTAAGTCTTTCTCTATAACTTCTGTTGTTATGCTAACATATTTTCCACTAAGCCAAGCAGGTATGGTGACACATTTGATGCTTTGATTTCTTTACCATCTccaatttaaatactgttgatGATGGCTCTTCTTTGATTGATGAAGCATCCTCGTCTGAAAGACTTTCTACATAATAGTTTAACCAATTCTGGCTGCAAACTGTTTTAGTGCGACCAGAATCCAATACTGCTATGGTAAATGTTTCACCAACGAGAGTTTCCATTATTACCTCCGTATAAAATTGAAGTTTATTCTCAATACTCTTACTTTTAGCTTTATCTGGACACTCCCTAGCAAAATTGTAAATACTTCCACAGATGTAAAATCTTGGACGATCACCCGATCTTCTATTCTCCTCTCTGTCACTTCGATTTCCACTGCTTCTACGATAATCCTTTAAACTATACTCTTGTGTTTCTCGTTGTCCATGATATCCCTGACCATGTCTGTTCCACCCTCTGTCTGCATACCGTGAGTGAGGAGCCTTGCAGTGTGAAGCACCATAAAATGTTTCGTTGGAAGTACTATCACCCAAAACCTCATTAATTTGAATCGGTGCATCATCATCTTCTTTTGAATTTAAAGATTCCTTAAATACCTCCTTAACTTGATCAACCATCAAGTTATACTTTAAATCTGGAATTGTTGCTCGAACAATTTCTTTCTGTTGTGTAGAAAGGTTAGCACTATTTAAATATCGATAAGCTGTAACAGCATCTGGTAAATCAAtatcatactttttttaaattatagtaAAGGTCTCTAAACTCAATGGTATAATCCTGTAACGACATGTCCTTCTTCCTTTAAATTGCTCAAATTTTTCATATGCTTCATATGCACGATGCTTTATATCTTAAGAAATATCTTGTCTAATTTGTCCGTAAGTTTTGTAATGCTATCTTCAGTTTTTAAATCTTGAATGTCAAGTTGTAAGGCAGTCTTTTTAGCCTTACCATCTAACAAAGCAAATACACCTAAAGCTTTCATCTCATCAGCTAAATCTTTAAGTGCTTGCCACACTTCTAACTCCTTTTTCCAATCAATATAATTGGACCCATCTTTTAACACTGGTTGATTTTTGTAACTTGTTGAGGTCATAGTATAGATCGTTCCAATTCTGCTACCATTGATAAATATTAAAACCACTaacttttgtcttctataagacTTCCTAATATTCTTCTTTCTTAGTAATCTTTTGTTCTGATAGTCTATAATCTTTCTGATGGAATCCAACAGCTTCTCTCGCTTTCTAATATTCTTCCTCGCTCAATAATACTTTCATCCAATACTCATATACAATCTTTCTTGTATAACCCAACACCTTCTTAGCTATATTTACGGGGTCAGTGATATTGTCTTACTCTTTGTTCTATATGACAATAAATCCATGTTAACAAGAAGTTCATATCTGGGTTCATAACCCTAGGATGTGTGATTTGTTGGTGTATTTGTTGTTGGTAGAGATGACTGTGACTCACAGCTGTTGGGGCTGATTGTGTTAGTTGAGACAGAAAGATTGCAAACTTGGTGTCAAAGCCAGCATGATTTTGACTCTCATGCTGTTCACTTTCTCTAAAAATTACTCTCTGTTCGTATTTGTATTGTTTTGAGTTAATCTGTCACTTAGCATTGGAATGGTTTTGTTGGGAGTGGTATTGGAATTGCTGTTGCTCTGGGACGTTGGCAATTTTCTTTATGGTACCTTTTAAATGGTTTAGTGGACAGCCAAGGTCGAAGTATTTGTGGGCACGTTGAGTGGTTGTGGATGGGAAGCGATTAAATTTTCGACCATAAACTTTGATGGAACTTGCTCTTTGTATGTTCCCGATGCCAAAACAATAGCCTCTGTGCAATGTACagtgtaaataaattttgttcttactttttcttttaaaaatttaattttttgggaTCACACATACACCCCACGCGCAAATTATTGAGACATGCCATCGCACAACATATAAAATCTTACGAAATAGCGTCTTAGCACTGCAAGTACAATAGGAAGACATTATTTTACCACTGGGCAGATTTTCTGTCTTTTTTTTGACTGCCCATACATTGTAAGACATAATTCCCAAATGGTGAACTTAAAATACCATCCTTGCTGTCGCTATATTCAGTGCAAAAGTATAAGGGATACTATGTCACTTTACTTTGATACAGACCTTTTTCAGGTTTTAAAGACGGGGTCGACTTCAACTTGGTCACAATTAGCTGAGTAAGCGCCCTGCATGTAGATAAAGTTTAAGACAATTAGATAGTACAATGTAaattaacaaactttttaaaggTAGCTTGCTACCAAGTCATCAACCCCACCTCCAGCAATTTTCCCCCGTACAtgtaaaaaggttttttaaacatTCACACTCGGGTAAGATATTAAATTTAGCTTTAAGTCTAGTTTAACTTTGAATATTGTTTTAATGATATAATTTATATCAATTCccataaaagaaataaaatactcataaaagaaataaaactgtACGTACAGCTTTTTACGGATATGGTTTGTGTACCTAACAAAACTGTCATTTTGAAAAGTTGGCCCTTCAAACATTCTCTCTTTAAAATGCTCACGTATCACTTTTTCCAAATAAGCATTAGGTgtatatatatttctgtttttctttacaATCTACAAAGTATccggtggaaaaaaaattttgatttatttctagcttttattttttctttataatatccaagaataataataaaaaaactttgacaacTTACCATCTAGATTTTTATtattcgttttatttatttccattaTTGAACGATGATTACAGTTTGaaaggttttattttagttgAGAAACACTTCAACGGTACACAAAATCTCAAAAAACATGCGTCCCTCAGGCTTTTTCTGCGAACTCTTGCCAAATGCGCACCCAATGCATTTCGGTATTACGCAACAAAACGTCATATTTAAATGACTTgttctaataataatttaaatttaaaaccacggaatcgcattttggataaagcatcttccttcctgtcactatggggcaactattgttgttgacccaagttgaccaaagtTTCTAGACagtgtttggtcaacttgggtcaacaataaatgttgccccatagtgactaggTGTTTGGTCGAATTGGGTCAACAATAAAtgttgccccatagtgactagagggtgtttggtcaacttgggtcaacaataAATGTTGCCCCATAGTGACCAGAGGGTGTTTGGTCAATTTGGGTCTTTATTTACTGCTGAAATTTTATTCTATTATATCTGCAAGTTGAAAAATACAGAGGAATGtagtttattttcattttgaagTTGGTTTTTTAATGTGCTTTGAAAAGCATCTGCAGAAAAATATTACTTTGCTAAACTCCGTCAATACGGGTCAACTCCCGTCAAAACTGGTTGGGTCCAAAATTCGGTCAATACGGGGCAAGAGGTCAATATGGGTCGGAACAgcactgttctgcccaatcttggaacgtgccccgtcttaagactggccaggccaatcttccgacagtgaaaaatgggtggccagtcttaagactggactgcccaatctatggacATACATGCCCAATCTTTgaacaattgtggaagacaaacagaaaaataaggtttttagaatttacctcttaatagaaactttaaattgaaacttttcttggaaaatcatAAGGTCAAAAAttcatatattattatatatgtttattattatatatattattatattattagctAGCTCGCTACAGCTCGCTAGCTGGCTAAACATCTCATCCAATAAAATtaacagctagctaactaataatatggttgaatacgatttttctgattcttcatgaacataaactttttatttttaaaatttagccactaCTACAAGCAgtatataaatgctaaatgtataacacGTGCTCTACCCAGCTAACTGGCTAGATACGATTTTTACTCTACTGTGTCCAAAAACAAGCcgggtcaattcaacagtacccaaaatatgatgttttaatgtgcctgagaatgttttTTGGGTCTTGCAAAAAACAGAGCTCATGTGGTACATCCcttttttaaaatctaaaaggcgccaaagatgggcctaacatggtcttttgcccaatcttgtgacaccctgcccagtcttaagacagggcaattttatgtccaaagattgggcagcgtcctaagattgggcagaacagcaCCACACCATGTAGCTAGATCTATCTCCAAATCCTCCTGCTGGTAGCCTGATTTAAGACGTTGATTTAAGCACAAAGTTGAAATACATGCAATTTACAGTACATTCAGGGTTGAAATACTTGCGGTTTACAATATATTTGGGCTTCTTGATCtatccaaaaataaaaaaatgcttagCTAGCATAATAACTTTTACCTCACTTCTTGTTTTGGGTAGCGCAAAAGTACGTATAGTTCTATGACCTTTAgctttaaagaaataattttccaaacctagaccaatttttaaacatatcgTAGGTCTGAGATGAAAGACATTTTAAAGGTAACTATGTTGTTGTAAATTTCGTCaatgtttttcatatatttttgtgtatggaaattaaattttgtaGATTGCGTAAATCGTCTTTGCTTACCTAAAGTTTCGTGAAGTACGTCGTCTAATCAAACTCAGGCCAATCAGCATGCGCCGCGAAACTCGAAAACAGCATTTTGTAAACACACGAACTTTCGATTATTGAATTCAGGTTTACGGTGCAGGGAAGGTGATTGGGTTTGGAAAgtggatatattttttattggttAGCTAGACCATAAGAGACCATTGCTTATAAATGTTCTTACTGAAGACAATCAATGCACTTTGGCGATTTGTTACATCGTAATTATGTCAACTTTCTTATTCGAAGCAATTGATTGATAAAGGGCATTCGATAAGACTAAAACGTTATATTTTATAGTGGACCAATTCTTGGCCATTTTTTCTTGTCAAAAAATATCTTATCAATTTCAAAATgactatatttattttcttttttatcagtTTATGATGTATAGAATGTTAGCATCACATAGTTGTTTGGTAAAGCAGATGAACTTTCCTGAAGCAATCAAACTGATTTTgcgctttcttttttttttcttccataGTTACAGTCATTTTGTTTATACTGTTTGCTTTTAGAAAATAGTAAAATAAGGACAACATTCGATTGGGATATGTCCAACAAGTTTTGGTCTGGTCAACTTTTTTGTAAACCCCAATGATGTGCTTGTCGTACTAAGAGTTTCACTGCAGTTGTCTTTTAAAACAGATCGATTGTTCTCGATTTCAGGCGTCCAGCTTGCATTGTAGACATGATGTCCATGAATGTTCGTATCTATTCTGTACATCATTGCAAAACTAACAGGCTATAACCTTGCCATGTTTTCTTCTTGACTCCACTGCACtttgtttgatttttgttttgttattgtaCACGTTCGATCAAATTGTCATTCGAAAatcaaatgttttgtttttcttctcttttaccAAAGCACGTTCAAGTCGAAAATCTCCACATTAAAATACTTACTTACCTACTCCAGGTTTATCGTTCATTTTCCCCATTGATAAGGTTAGAATGTCGATCTGTCTACTGCCAGGTTGTATTGCATTTCTCCAGGCCAAATGGTTTTGAGCAACATCATCAGTGAGGTTTTTGTATCTCATATTACGTTGAATGTTTTCAAGCCATCGTTTACGGGCTCGTCCTTTCTGGAATTTTCTAGAAACATCAAATTACACAATTTCTTTGGCCACCAATCATTGTCACACCTTTAAACATGGCCGTACCATCGTAGTCGGCAGGTCTGCACAACCTCCCCAATTGACTTTAAACCAAGGGGACTGTGTAAACAGATGCGATCCACCTCAACATAGCATTGTCGTTTCTTGTAATGCGGCTAACGTCGTCAACATTGACCAGCCAGGTCTCACTTCCAGATAACAAAACATCTCTAATGCAAGCATTATACATGTACCCACGTACCTTCAATGACAGGCCTCTAGTTATTAGGATGGGAAGCAACTCTCTAAAATTCTTCCAAGCGTTTTTCAGTTGTTCATCATCAAGTTTAATGGTAATTTAATTGCTGCACTTGGTTGCATCCCCTTTCCCCTTGAAACAATTTATAATGTATGACAACTTCCAATCAGAAGGGATAGTCCTCTGCTGAATGATTTTGTTTATTAAGGAGGTCAACGACGTTATCATTTTGTCACCAGTTTCACATATCATCTCAATTACAATGCCTAAAGGGCCAGGTGCCTTGCGTGATTTATAGCAGTGGCAACCATTTCCTCAGTTACTCTCTGTTGAGGACCAGCTGTTTGAGGGCTTTCTGAAAGCGAGCTTTCGTCCCAAGGGAATTCAACATTTAGAAGGTTTTCATAGTAGGCCTTTCACAGCTCTAATTTTCCAAATGGCAGATACAAACAAATTAGGGATGAGTCATAAGGaaaagaatgttcattcttatcctataaaaatgaaaatagaaaattatgCTGAGATTTATGGTAACGACCACCTGGAGAAAAGTATGGGGTAGATGAAAACTGAATTAGTGGGTGGAGAAAAAAAATGCGAAAATATCCACCctggtttctttaaaaaacagtgAAACAGAAAACGATTAGATGGTGGTTGTGCGAAGCCTTTAAGTACCAACCTTGAAGAGCGCATCATGGACTGGATAAAAAATTCGGCGAGCATCAGGACTTAGAGTCGAGAAAGCTTAAAAAAAAAGCACAATTACTGCATCAGGAAGAGTTTAACGCATCAATAGGATGGCTCAAAAAGTTTATGAGCCGTAATAACTTGTCACTAAAGAGAAAGACTTCTGTAGCTCAGAGGGATCCTGAGAAGCTTATTGCTAAACTTGTATCTTACGTTATCAAATACGTTGAATGCAAAAAGCACGTAAATACCAAGCTTCCCAAATAATTGCAATGGATGAGACTCCCGTATGGAGTGACATGGTTTCACAAACAACCGTTGATGCGTCTGCCAAAAAAACAATCACAATGAAAAGTACATGACACGAAAGATCATGCGTGTCTATCTGTTGGGATGAACACTGAGTTAATGTCTGGGTTGAAAATGTACCCGGGACTTTTTCCTTTCAACTCTGATTTTTAGCATGGGATTCAAACGAATGCCACATTAAAGACAGTAAAAAAAGTCCATAAACGCACCGCTCATAATAACGATCATAAAGTGGATTTCTGATGCTTGGGCAGCTCTTCCCTCGAGTCTAATCAAGGATTCTTTCTTGCATTGTGGCCTGAATCTACCAACGGATGGATCATCTGACAAATGCATCCCTTCCAGCTTATTAATCCTGACGAGGAAGGGGATGAAGATGAGAATGTAGACATTTACTAGTTTCATTGATTGTCAAATTATCTCattaataaaagagaaaagatGAATCTGTCTGAAATCTTTAGTTTTTGAATAAGCACCGTCCTTGAATAAGTGCTGCACCAAAAAAGCACTACGGCGCTGAATCAAGGATTATTTACGGTACCTCAAAACTTCTGTGTAATGCATCTACTGTTGCAGAAACTCATAAGTTACCCTTAATTCTTtggaaaataaataagaatgatttttcagaaatttcaaataattattttccaaGCATTTATCCTGATAGTTGATAGAGTATTagtgatt
Above is a window of Hydractinia symbiolongicarpus strain clone_291-10 chromosome 3, HSymV2.1, whole genome shotgun sequence DNA encoding:
- the LOC130636047 gene encoding uncharacterized protein LOC130636047 yields the protein MVDQVKEVFKESLNSKEDDDAPIQINEVLGDSTSNETFYGASHCKAPHSRYADRGWNRHGQGYHGQRETQEYSLKDYRRSSGNRSDREENRRSGDRPRFYICGSIYNFARECPDKAKSKSIENKLQFYTEVIMETLVGETFTIAVLDSGRTKTVCSQNWLNYYVESLSDEDASSIKEEPSSTVFKLEMVKKSKHQMCHHTCLA